From a region of the Bradyrhizobium diazoefficiens genome:
- a CDS encoding isoprenyl transferase — MSNAAAPATEGPDRSDAPAHVAIIMDGNGRWAAGRGLPRAEGHRRGVEALRRVVRASHELGIRYLTIFSFSSENWSRPASEIGDLFGLLRRFIRNDLASLHRDGVKVRIIGEREGLESDICALLNEAEELTRDNTRLTLVVAFNYGSRQEIAKAAQKLAREVAEGRRDPDTIDAETLGAHLDAPDIPDPDLIIRTSGEQRLSNFLMWQAAYSELVFVPIHWPDFDKAALERAIAEFARRERRFGGLVAKTAS; from the coding sequence ATGTCCAACGCCGCCGCGCCTGCCACGGAAGGACCCGATCGGTCCGACGCGCCTGCGCATGTCGCCATCATCATGGATGGCAACGGGCGTTGGGCGGCTGGGCGCGGCCTGCCGCGTGCGGAGGGGCATCGCCGCGGCGTCGAGGCCCTGCGTCGCGTCGTGCGAGCCTCGCATGAGCTCGGCATCCGCTATCTCACCATCTTCTCCTTCTCGTCGGAGAACTGGTCGCGCCCGGCGAGCGAGATCGGCGATCTCTTTGGCCTGCTCCGCCGCTTCATCCGCAACGACCTGGCGAGCCTGCATCGTGACGGGGTCAAGGTCCGCATCATCGGCGAGCGCGAAGGGCTGGAGAGCGACATCTGCGCGCTTTTGAACGAGGCCGAAGAGCTGACGCGCGACAACACGCGCCTGACGCTCGTCGTCGCCTTCAACTACGGCTCGCGGCAGGAGATCGCGAAAGCGGCGCAGAAGCTCGCCCGCGAGGTCGCGGAGGGCAGGCGCGACCCTGACACGATCGACGCCGAGACGCTCGGGGCGCATCTCGATGCGCCCGACATTCCCGATCCCGATCTCATCATCCGCACCAGCGGCGAGCAGCGCCTGTCCAATTTCCTGATGTGGCAGGCCGCCTATAGCGAGCTCGTGTTCGTGCCGATCCACTGGCCCGATTTCGACAAGGCGGCGCTGGAAAGGGCGATCGCCGAATTCGCCAGGCGCGAGCGCCGTTTCGGCGGCCTGGTCGCGAAAACCGCCTCGTGA
- the rseP gene encoding RIP metalloprotease RseP, producing MTDFFVHSFNTLSHGLLGYAVPFLFVLTIVVFFHELGHFLVARWAGVRVLTFSLGFGPELVGFNDRHGTRWKISAIPLGGYVKFFGDESEASTPSAEALAAMTAEERAGSFHHKKVGPRAAIVAAGPIANFILGALIFAGMALYYGKPSTIARVDGVVADGAAAAAGFKVGDVVVRIDGKPIDSFADMQRIVATNAGSPLTFQVKRDGAIVSLTATPALLERKDPFGNRHRLGVLGVEHKSQAGEASTKPVGVGEALRIGVEQVWFIITSTFKFLGSLFVGQGNPNEVSGVLGIAKMSGQAASAGFQFVINLCAVLSVSIGLLNLFPIPLLDGGHLMFYAAEVARGRPLSERTQEMGFRIGLGLVLMLMVFATYNDILRMAAS from the coding sequence ATGACCGACTTTTTCGTCCATAGTTTCAATACGTTGAGCCATGGGCTCCTGGGCTACGCAGTTCCCTTCCTGTTCGTCCTGACGATCGTCGTGTTCTTCCACGAGCTCGGCCACTTTCTGGTCGCGCGTTGGGCGGGCGTTCGCGTGCTGACCTTTTCGCTCGGTTTCGGACCTGAGCTGGTCGGTTTCAATGACCGCCATGGCACCCGCTGGAAGATCTCGGCAATCCCGCTCGGCGGCTACGTCAAGTTCTTCGGCGACGAGAGCGAGGCCTCGACCCCGTCGGCCGAGGCGCTCGCGGCGATGACGGCCGAGGAGCGCGCCGGCAGCTTCCATCACAAGAAGGTCGGCCCGCGCGCCGCCATCGTCGCGGCCGGACCGATCGCCAATTTCATCCTGGGCGCGCTGATATTCGCGGGCATGGCGCTGTACTACGGCAAGCCGAGCACGATCGCGCGCGTCGACGGCGTCGTCGCCGACGGGGCCGCGGCTGCGGCCGGCTTCAAGGTCGGTGACGTCGTCGTCCGGATCGACGGCAAGCCGATCGATAGCTTTGCCGACATGCAGCGAATCGTTGCGACGAATGCAGGTTCGCCACTTACCTTCCAGGTGAAGCGGGACGGCGCCATCGTCTCGCTGACCGCAACGCCGGCGCTGCTCGAGCGCAAGGATCCGTTCGGCAACAGGCACCGTCTCGGCGTACTCGGCGTCGAGCACAAGTCGCAGGCCGGCGAGGCCTCGACCAAGCCGGTGGGTGTCGGCGAGGCGCTCAGGATCGGGGTCGAGCAGGTCTGGTTCATCATCACCAGCACCTTCAAGTTCCTGGGCTCGTTGTTCGTCGGACAGGGCAATCCCAACGAGGTCAGCGGCGTCCTGGGCATCGCGAAGATGTCGGGGCAGGCGGCGAGCGCCGGGTTCCAGTTCGTGATCAACCTGTGTGCGGTGCTGTCGGTGTCGATCGGCCTGTTGAACCTGTTCCCGATCCCGCTGCTCGATGGCGGCCACCTTATGTTCTATGCCGCGGAAGTGGCCCGCGGCCGGCCCTTGTCCGAGCGGACTCAAGAGATGGGATTCCGAATCGGGCTCGGTTTGGTGCTGATGTTGATGGTGTTTGCCACCTACAACGACATCCTGCGGATGGCCGCATCTTGA
- the pyrH gene encoding UMP kinase, producing the protein MTDPVYRRVVIKLSGEYLAGQQGFGIDQPTVDRVADDLIAARKLGSEVAVVIGGGNMVRGVEVSSRGVSRTTGDTMGMLATMMNCLALEAAIERKGTPARTLSAFVMPEISELFTRAAAHKYLAEGRIVLLGGGTGNPFFTTDTTAVLRAAEIGAQAVLKATNVDGVYSADPKKDPAATRFDRLTHLQAIEGGYKVMDATAFALARETSLPIIVFSIAEPGSIGAILRGAGHGTIVAG; encoded by the coding sequence ATGACTGATCCGGTCTATCGTCGCGTCGTGATCAAGCTGTCCGGCGAATATCTCGCGGGACAACAAGGCTTTGGCATCGATCAGCCGACTGTCGACCGGGTTGCGGACGATCTGATCGCGGCCCGCAAACTCGGCAGCGAGGTTGCCGTCGTGATCGGCGGCGGCAATATGGTCCGCGGCGTCGAGGTCTCCTCCCGGGGGGTCTCACGCACCACCGGCGACACCATGGGCATGCTCGCCACCATGATGAACTGCCTCGCGCTGGAAGCGGCGATCGAGCGCAAGGGCACGCCGGCGCGCACGCTGTCGGCCTTCGTCATGCCCGAGATTTCCGAGCTGTTCACCCGCGCTGCGGCGCACAAATATCTCGCCGAGGGCCGGATCGTGCTGCTCGGCGGCGGGACCGGCAATCCGTTCTTCACCACCGATACGACCGCGGTGCTGCGCGCCGCGGAGATCGGCGCTCAGGCGGTGCTGAAGGCGACCAATGTCGACGGGGTCTACTCGGCCGACCCGAAGAAGGACCCGGCCGCCACGCGGTTCGACCGGCTGACCCATTTGCAGGCGATCGAGGGCGGCTACAAGGTGATGGATGCGACCGCCTTCGCGCTTGCCCGCGAGACGTCGTTGCCTATCATCGTATTCTCGATCGCGGAGCCGGGGTCGATCGGCGCGATTCTGCGTGGCGCCGGCCACGGAACCATTGTCGCCGGCTGA
- the frr gene encoding ribosome recycling factor, with translation MPTGNFDLNEVKRRMQGAVQSLKHELGGLRTGRASASMLDPVQVDAYGSHMPLNQLATVSVPEPRLISVQVWDKSMVKAVEKAIVDSNLGLSPATEGQVLRLRIPELNEERRKELVKVAHKYAEAAKVAARHVRRDGLDVLKKLEKNHEMSEDDQKRHADEVQKATDGTIAEIDQLLAAKEKEILTV, from the coding sequence ATGCCCACGGGTAATTTCGACCTCAACGAAGTCAAGCGCCGCATGCAGGGCGCCGTCCAGTCTCTCAAGCACGAGCTCGGCGGCCTGCGGACCGGGCGCGCCTCCGCGTCGATGCTCGATCCGGTGCAGGTCGACGCTTATGGCAGTCACATGCCGCTCAATCAGCTCGCCACCGTCAGCGTGCCGGAGCCGCGCCTGATCTCGGTGCAGGTCTGGGACAAGTCGATGGTCAAGGCGGTGGAGAAGGCGATCGTCGACTCTAATCTCGGCCTGTCGCCCGCGACCGAAGGCCAGGTGCTGCGCCTGCGCATCCCCGAGCTCAACGAGGAGCGGCGCAAGGAGCTGGTGAAGGTGGCGCATAAATATGCGGAAGCTGCCAAGGTCGCCGCGCGCCACGTCCGTCGCGACGGCCTCGACGTCCTCAAGAAGCTCGAGAAGAATCACGAGATGTCGGAGGACGACCAGAAGCGCCACGCCGACGAGGTGCAGAAGGCGACCGACGGCACAATCGCCGAGATCGATCAGTTGCTGGCCGCCAAGGAAAAAGAAATTCTCACCGTCTAA
- a CDS encoding 30S ribosomal protein S2 → MALPDFTMRQLLEAGVHFGHQSHRWNPKMAPFIFGTRNNIHIVDLAQTVPMLHQALQAVSDTVAKGGRILFVGTKRQAQDGVADAAKRCAQYFVNSRWLGGTLTNWKTISASIKRLRHLDEVLSGGDASSYTKKERLTLQRERDKLDRSLGGIKDMGGLPDLIFVIDTNKEDIAIQEAQRLNIPVAAIVDTNSDPKGITFVVPGNDDAGRAISLYCDLIARAAIDGISRAQGDSGIDIGASAQPAVAEELPAPSSSGFQGLAGPRGTADDLKKLPGVSGAIEKKFNDLGIFHFWQLAELDHDTAHTIGEEVGLPSRADAWVAKAKALTAEAE, encoded by the coding sequence ATGGCACTACCCGATTTCACTATGCGTCAGCTGCTCGAAGCTGGCGTGCACTTTGGTCACCAGTCTCACCGCTGGAATCCGAAAATGGCTCCGTTCATTTTCGGCACCCGCAACAACATCCACATCGTCGACCTCGCCCAGACCGTGCCGATGCTGCACCAGGCCCTCCAGGCCGTCAGCGACACGGTCGCCAAGGGCGGCCGCATCCTGTTCGTCGGCACCAAGCGCCAGGCGCAGGACGGTGTCGCGGACGCGGCCAAGCGCTGCGCACAGTATTTCGTCAATTCGCGCTGGCTCGGCGGCACGCTGACCAACTGGAAGACGATCTCGGCCTCGATCAAGCGTCTGCGTCACCTCGACGAGGTGCTGTCGGGCGGCGATGCCAGCTCCTACACCAAGAAGGAGCGCCTGACGCTTCAGCGCGAGCGCGACAAGCTCGATCGCTCGCTCGGCGGCATCAAGGATATGGGCGGTCTGCCTGACCTGATCTTCGTGATCGACACCAACAAGGAAGACATCGCGATCCAGGAAGCCCAGCGGCTCAACATTCCGGTCGCCGCGATCGTCGACACCAATTCGGACCCGAAGGGCATCACCTTTGTGGTGCCGGGCAATGACGACGCCGGCCGCGCCATTTCGCTGTATTGCGACCTGATCGCGCGTGCGGCGATCGACGGCATCTCGCGTGCCCAGGGCGATTCGGGCATCGACATCGGCGCCTCGGCGCAGCCGGCCGTCGCCGAAGAGCTGCCGGCACCCTCGTCGAGCGGTTTCCAGGGCCTCGCAGGTCCCCGCGGCACCGCCGACGATCTCAAGAAGCTCCCGGGCGTGTCGGGTGCGATCGAGAAGAAGTTCAACGACCTCGGGATCTTCCACTTCTGGCAGCTCGCCGAGCTCGACCACGACACCGCGCACACGATCGGCGAAGAAGTCGGTCTTCCGAGCCGCGCGGACGCCTGGGTGGCGAAGGCCAAGGCGCTGACCGCGGAAGCGGAATAG
- the bamA gene encoding outer membrane protein assembly factor BamA, whose translation MKFGLRLRGGLLATLIMFGAPVVAPIGAVFVPSSVLAQTVQSISVEGNRRVEVETIRSYFKPGPGGRLDQGAIDDGLKALIETGLFQDVRINRGPGGRIIVSVVENPVIGRIAFEGNKKIKDEQLTAEIQSKARGTFSRAMVQSDTLRIAEIYRRSGRYDVHVTPEIIEQPNNRVDLVFTIVEGAKTGVKSIEFVGNVAFSSYRLKDVIKTRETNLLSFLGSGDVYDPDRVEADRDLIRRFYLKHGFADVQVVAALTEYDPAKKGFNVTFKIEEGAQYRVGAVDFRSSIPNFDPSSMRGYSRVNVGSLYNVESVEKSVEEMQIEASRRGYAFAVVRPGGDRNFEAHTVSVVFNIDEGPRTYVERINLRGNTRTRDYVIRREFDISEGDAYNRALVDRAERRLKNLDYFKSVKITTEPGSSSDRVILNVDMEEKSTGDFSVSGGYSTTDGALAEVSIAERNLLGRGLFAKAAVTYGQYARGYSLSFVEPYLLDYRVALGLDLYQRQQLANSYISYGTKTLGFSPRLGFSLREDLSLQLRYSIYQQEISLPSYLANCNNDPLSSAFNPSPAYSAATGTPLATSTNGLGCYSDGEASLPVRRELANGKTLTSALGYTLTYNTLDNNKNPTDGLLIDFRQDFAGVGGDVSYLKTAADGKYYTPLVSDIVGLVHLQGGILTKVGEDLRMLDHFQMGPNLVRGFAPNGIGPRDLNPFGTRDSLGGTKYWGASFELQMPFWFLPKEVGLKGAVYADAGGLYDYRGPTSWTTTNEVNAPGCIPSTINPSTTGTCTGLVYDDSKVVRTSVGVGLIWQSPFGPLRFDYAVPLTKGKYDRTQEFRFGGGTTF comes from the coding sequence ATGAAGTTTGGACTGCGACTCCGGGGGGGCTTGCTCGCGACCCTGATCATGTTCGGCGCGCCGGTGGTTGCCCCGATTGGGGCGGTTTTTGTGCCTTCGTCTGTGCTCGCTCAGACCGTTCAGTCGATTTCCGTCGAAGGAAATCGCCGCGTCGAGGTGGAGACGATCCGCTCTTATTTCAAGCCGGGTCCGGGCGGTCGCCTGGATCAAGGTGCCATCGATGACGGCCTCAAGGCGTTGATCGAGACCGGCCTGTTCCAGGACGTGAGGATCAACCGCGGTCCCGGCGGCCGGATCATCGTCTCCGTGGTGGAAAACCCGGTGATTGGCCGGATCGCCTTCGAGGGCAACAAGAAGATCAAGGACGAGCAGCTCACTGCCGAAATCCAGTCCAAGGCGCGCGGCACCTTCTCCCGCGCCATGGTGCAGTCCGACACGCTGCGAATCGCTGAAATCTATCGCCGGTCGGGCCGCTACGACGTGCATGTGACGCCCGAGATCATCGAGCAGCCGAACAACCGCGTCGACCTCGTCTTCACGATCGTGGAGGGCGCCAAGACCGGCGTCAAATCGATCGAGTTCGTCGGCAATGTTGCGTTCTCGTCCTATCGTCTCAAGGACGTCATCAAGACGCGCGAAACGAACTTGCTGAGCTTCCTCGGTAGCGGCGACGTCTATGATCCCGATCGCGTCGAGGCCGACCGCGACCTGATCCGCCGCTTCTATCTCAAGCACGGTTTCGCCGACGTCCAGGTCGTGGCCGCGCTCACCGAATACGATCCGGCGAAGAAGGGCTTCAACGTCACCTTCAAGATCGAGGAAGGCGCTCAGTATCGCGTCGGCGCCGTCGATTTCCGCTCCAGCATCCCGAACTTCGATCCCTCTTCGATGCGCGGCTATTCGCGCGTCAATGTCGGCTCGCTCTACAACGTCGAATCGGTCGAGAAGTCGGTCGAGGAGATGCAGATCGAGGCCTCGCGCCGGGGCTATGCCTTCGCCGTGGTCCGGCCCGGCGGCGACCGCAACTTCGAGGCGCACACCGTCTCCGTCGTGTTCAACATCGACGAGGGCCCGCGCACCTATGTCGAGCGCATCAACCTGCGCGGCAACACGCGCACGCGCGACTACGTGATCCGCCGCGAGTTCGACATTTCCGAGGGCGACGCCTACAACCGCGCGCTGGTCGACCGTGCCGAGCGGCGGCTGAAGAACCTCGACTATTTCAAGAGCGTGAAGATCACGACGGAGCCCGGCTCGTCGAGCGACCGCGTGATCCTCAACGTCGACATGGAAGAGAAATCGACCGGCGACTTCTCGGTCTCGGGCGGTTACTCCACGACCGACGGCGCGCTGGCTGAAGTCTCGATCGCCGAGCGCAACCTGCTCGGCCGCGGCCTGTTCGCCAAGGCGGCGGTGACTTATGGCCAGTATGCGCGCGGCTACTCGCTGTCGTTCGTCGAGCCGTATCTGCTCGACTACCGCGTTGCGCTCGGCCTCGACCTCTATCAGCGCCAGCAACTCGCCAACAGCTACATCTCCTACGGCACCAAGACGCTCGGCTTCTCGCCGCGCCTCGGCTTCTCCTTGCGTGAAGATCTGTCGCTCCAGCTGCGCTACTCGATCTATCAGCAGGAAATCTCGCTGCCGAGCTACCTGGCGAACTGTAACAATGACCCACTCTCCTCGGCGTTCAATCCGAGCCCGGCCTATTCGGCGGCGACAGGCACACCCTTGGCCACGTCCACCAACGGCCTCGGCTGTTACAGCGACGGCGAAGCCTCGCTGCCAGTGCGCAGGGAGCTCGCCAACGGCAAGACCCTGACCTCGGCGCTCGGCTACACGCTGACCTACAACACGCTGGACAACAACAAGAACCCCACTGACGGTCTGCTCATTGATTTCCGGCAGGATTTCGCCGGCGTCGGCGGCGACGTGTCCTATCTGAAGACCGCGGCGGACGGAAAGTATTATACCCCCCTGGTGTCGGACATCGTCGGCCTCGTCCATCTTCAGGGCGGTATTCTGACCAAGGTGGGCGAGGATCTGCGCATGCTCGACCACTTCCAGATGGGGCCGAACCTCGTCCGCGGCTTTGCCCCGAACGGCATCGGACCGCGCGACCTGAATCCTTTTGGTACGCGGGACTCGCTCGGCGGCACCAAGTACTGGGGCGCTTCGTTTGAGCTGCAGATGCCGTTCTGGTTCCTGCCGAAGGAAGTGGGTCTGAAGGGCGCGGTCTATGCCGACGCCGGCGGCCTCTACGATTATCGGGGACCGACGAGTTGGACCACGACCAACGAGGTCAATGCGCCCGGCTGTATCCCATCGACGATCAATCCGTCGACCACCGGAACCTGTACCGGCCTCGTCTACGACGACAGCAAGGTGGTCCGCACGTCGGTCGGTGTCGGCCTGATCTGGCAGTCGCCGTTCGGCCCGCTGCGCTTCGACTACGCCGTGCCGCTCACCAAGGGCAAATACGACCGCACGCAGGAGTTCCGGTTCGGCGGCGGCACCACGTTCTAA
- a CDS encoding phosphatidate cytidylyltransferase: MSDQDAEPAGSKPAPSNLVMRALAALVLAPLAIALAYAGGWLWALLVTLVSIGLFAEWLMVVGASSVALTGAGTIVIAMMGAAVAFGALKTSVITGLVGGAMVTLIARGKFVWAATGFAYAAAALLASILLRKDLVNGFAALMFVLLVVWATDIGGYFAGRSIGGPKLWPRVSPKKTWAGALGGFVASLAVAAGFAACGIGKTVPLLLVSATLSVVSQAGDLFESAVKRRFGVKDSSHLIPGHGGLLDRLDGFVAAVLTAWIIGFLRHGVHSAGSGLMVW; this comes from the coding sequence GTGAGCGATCAAGACGCCGAACCGGCGGGCTCGAAGCCTGCCCCGAGCAATCTCGTGATGCGAGCCCTCGCAGCGCTGGTGCTGGCGCCGCTCGCCATTGCGCTGGCTTATGCCGGCGGCTGGCTGTGGGCGCTTCTCGTCACCCTGGTGTCGATCGGGCTGTTCGCGGAATGGCTGATGGTGGTGGGGGCGAGCTCGGTCGCGCTGACCGGCGCAGGGACGATCGTCATCGCCATGATGGGCGCCGCCGTCGCTTTTGGCGCGCTCAAGACCTCCGTCATCACCGGCCTCGTCGGCGGCGCGATGGTGACGCTGATCGCGCGAGGCAAGTTCGTCTGGGCGGCGACGGGGTTTGCCTACGCAGCGGCGGCGCTGCTGGCCTCGATCCTGCTGCGGAAGGATCTCGTCAACGGCTTCGCCGCGCTGATGTTCGTGCTGCTCGTGGTGTGGGCGACCGATATCGGCGGCTATTTCGCCGGTCGCAGCATCGGGGGGCCGAAGCTCTGGCCGCGCGTGAGTCCGAAGAAGACCTGGGCCGGGGCGCTCGGCGGTTTTGTGGCGAGCCTTGCGGTTGCGGCCGGCTTTGCCGCCTGCGGGATCGGAAAGACGGTTCCGCTACTGCTGGTCAGCGCCACCCTGTCGGTCGTCTCGCAAGCGGGCGATCTGTTCGAATCCGCGGTGAAGCGGCGCTTCGGTGTCAAGGATTCCAGTCACTTAATTCCCGGCCATGGCGGGCTTCTGGACCGCCTGGACGGTTTTGTCGCCGCCGTCCTGACGGCATGGATTATCGGCTTTCTCCGCCATGGTGTGCATAGCGCCGGAAGCGGTCTTATGGTTTGGTGA
- the dxr gene encoding 1-deoxy-D-xylulose-5-phosphate reductoisomerase: MSAVPLRNNKAAASNVRSVTVLGATGSIGDSTMDLLRASPECYRVEALTANGNVEALAKLAKEFSARYVAIADTSKLAELKAALAGTSTECGAGESAVIEAGARPADWVMAAVSGAAGLKPALAAVDRGAHVALANKECLVCAGDFFMQRAAKAGACILPADSEHNALFQALSSGNRDELVRVIITASGGPFRTWKPADIEQATLAQALKHPNWSMGQKITIDSASMMNKGLEVIEASYLFSLSPDEIDVLVHPQSIIHGMVEFSDCSVVAQLGAPDMRTPIAHCLGWPDRIKGPAAKLDLARIGQLTFEAPDFERFPGLRLAYDSLRTGKGATTVFNAANEVAVAAFIAGKIRFGAIARLVEATLDDWIRSGNQAPLTSADDAISVDHVARNKAAALLPQIALKAS; the protein is encoded by the coding sequence ATGAGCGCGGTCCCATTGCGAAACAACAAGGCTGCGGCGTCGAACGTCCGCAGCGTCACGGTTCTCGGCGCCACCGGCTCGATCGGCGACAGCACCATGGATTTGCTGCGCGCCTCGCCCGAGTGCTACCGCGTCGAGGCGCTGACGGCGAACGGCAATGTCGAAGCGCTGGCAAAGCTGGCGAAGGAATTTTCCGCGCGTTACGTCGCGATCGCGGATACCTCCAAGCTCGCCGAGCTCAAGGCCGCACTCGCGGGAACGAGCACGGAATGCGGTGCCGGCGAAAGCGCGGTGATCGAAGCGGGCGCACGTCCGGCCGATTGGGTAATGGCGGCCGTGAGCGGCGCCGCCGGATTGAAGCCGGCGCTGGCGGCGGTCGATCGCGGCGCGCATGTTGCGCTGGCCAACAAGGAATGTCTGGTCTGCGCCGGCGATTTCTTCATGCAGCGTGCGGCCAAGGCGGGGGCCTGCATCCTGCCGGCCGATTCCGAGCACAATGCGCTGTTTCAGGCGCTGAGCTCAGGCAATCGCGATGAGCTCGTCCGCGTCATCATCACGGCCTCGGGCGGCCCGTTCCGCACCTGGAAGCCGGCGGACATCGAGCAGGCGACCCTCGCGCAGGCCCTGAAGCATCCGAACTGGAGCATGGGCCAGAAGATCACGATCGATTCCGCCTCGATGATGAACAAGGGGCTCGAGGTGATCGAAGCGTCCTATCTGTTCTCGCTCTCGCCCGACGAGATCGATGTTCTCGTTCATCCGCAGTCGATCATCCATGGCATGGTCGAGTTTTCCGACTGCTCGGTGGTGGCCCAGCTCGGCGCGCCCGACATGCGCACCCCGATCGCGCACTGCCTCGGCTGGCCGGATCGCATCAAGGGGCCGGCGGCCAAGCTGGACCTCGCCAGGATCGGCCAGCTGACCTTCGAGGCGCCCGATTTCGAGCGCTTCCCCGGACTTCGGCTGGCTTACGATTCGCTTCGGACCGGGAAGGGGGCGACCACCGTCTTCAACGCGGCCAACGAGGTTGCGGTGGCCGCCTTCATCGCCGGCAAGATCCGGTTCGGCGCGATTGCCCGGCTGGTCGAGGCGACACTGGACGACTGGATCCGCAGCGGGAACCAGGCGCCCCTGACGTCCGCCGACGATGCAATCTCTGTTGACCATGTTGCGCGAAATAAAGCTGCCGCCCTATTGCCTCAAATTGCCTTAAAGGCATCCTAG
- the tsf gene encoding translation elongation factor Ts, producing MATITAAMVKDLRESTGAGMMDCKAALTENDGNMEAAQDWLRKKGLSKAAKKSGRVAAEGLIGALTKGTKGVVVEVNSETDFVARNGQFQGLVKMIAQVAFDVGADVEKIKAAKVGDVTVETAINDAIATIGENMTLRRAASLEVSQGVVSHYVHGAVVDGAGKMGVIVALESPGKADELATLGRQIAMHIAATNPLALDPSGLDPAVVKREKDVLADKYRQQGKPENVIEKIVESGLKTYYKEVCLLEQAFIHDTGKSVAQAVKEAEGKVGGAVKIAGFVRYALGEGIEKQESDFAAEVAAASGKK from the coding sequence ATGGCAACGATCACAGCTGCGATGGTCAAGGATCTGCGCGAGTCCACCGGCGCAGGCATGATGGACTGCAAGGCCGCGCTGACCGAGAACGACGGCAACATGGAAGCTGCGCAGGATTGGCTGCGCAAGAAGGGCTTGTCGAAGGCGGCCAAGAAGTCGGGCCGCGTCGCGGCGGAAGGCCTGATCGGCGCGCTCACCAAGGGCACCAAGGGTGTCGTGGTCGAGGTCAACTCCGAGACCGATTTCGTCGCGCGCAACGGTCAGTTCCAGGGTCTGGTCAAGATGATTGCCCAGGTCGCATTCGACGTCGGTGCCGACGTCGAGAAGATCAAGGCCGCCAAGGTCGGCGACGTCACGGTCGAAACCGCGATCAATGACGCGATCGCCACCATCGGCGAGAACATGACGCTGCGCCGCGCAGCTTCGCTCGAAGTGAGTCAGGGCGTCGTCTCGCATTACGTGCACGGAGCCGTCGTCGACGGCGCCGGCAAGATGGGCGTGATCGTGGCGCTGGAATCGCCGGGCAAGGCCGACGAGCTCGCCACGCTCGGCCGTCAGATTGCGATGCACATCGCCGCCACCAACCCGCTGGCGCTCGATCCGTCGGGCCTCGATCCGGCGGTGGTCAAGCGCGAGAAGGACGTGCTCGCCGACAAATATCGCCAGCAGGGCAAGCCCGAGAACGTGATCGAGAAGATCGTCGAGTCCGGCCTCAAGACCTACTACAAGGAAGTCTGCCTGCTCGAGCAGGCCTTCATCCACGACACCGGCAAGTCGGTGGCGCAGGCGGTGAAGGAGGCCGAGGGCAAGGTCGGCGGCGCTGTGAAGATCGCCGGCTTTGTGCGCTATGCTCTCGGTGAGGGAATCGAGAAGCAGGAAAGCGATTTCGCCGCCGAGGTCGCCGCGGCCAGCGGCAAGAAGTAA